In one window of Buchnera aphidicola (Rhopalosiphum maidis) DNA:
- the hisF gene encoding imidazole glycerol phosphate synthase subunit HisF, which translates to MLAKRIIACLDVDNGVVVKGVQFKNHEIVGDIISLSKRYTKEGIDELVFYDITASTKNKLVDRSWIEKVAKVINIPFCVAGGIKSIEDAKNVLSFGADKISINSAALIDPHLITKIANRFGVQCMVVGIDSWFDKNKKKYMVHQYTGDITRTYQTNWETIDWVEQVQKKGAGEIVLNMMNQDGLQNGYDLSQLNEIRKRCKVPLIASGGAGCAEHFYKALYYANVDGVLAASVFHKKIVNIKDLKYFLIKKGLEIRIC; encoded by the coding sequence ATGCTGGCAAAACGAATAATTGCATGCTTAGATGTTGATAACGGAGTTGTAGTAAAAGGTGTTCAATTTAAAAATCATGAGATTGTAGGTGATATAATATCTTTATCTAAACGATATACAAAAGAAGGTATAGATGAACTAGTATTTTATGATATAACTGCTTCTACTAAGAACAAGTTAGTCGATAGAAGTTGGATAGAGAAAGTAGCAAAAGTTATTAATATTCCATTTTGTGTAGCTGGAGGTATTAAAAGTATAGAAGATGCAAAAAATGTTCTATCTTTTGGTGCGGATAAAATATCAATTAATTCTGCTGCATTAATAGATCCTCATTTAATAACTAAAATTGCCAATCGTTTTGGCGTACAATGCATGGTAGTAGGCATTGATTCTTGGTTTGACAAAAATAAAAAAAAATATATGGTTCATCAATATACAGGTGATATTACTCGTACTTATCAAACTAATTGGGAAACTATAGATTGGGTTGAACAAGTGCAAAAAAAAGGCGCCGGAGAAATAGTTTTAAATATGATGAATCAAGATGGGTTGCAAAATGGATATGATTTATCACAGTTAAACGAAATAAGAAAAAGATGCAAAGTACCTTTGATTGCATCAGGAGGAGCAGGATGTGCAGAGCATTTTTATAAAGCATTGTATTACGCTAATGTAGACGGCGTTTTGGCTGCTTCAGTTTTTCATAAAAAAATAGTTAATATAAAAGATTTGAAATATTTTTTAATTAAAAAAGGTCTGGAAATTAGAATATGTTAA
- the tilS gene encoding tRNA lysidine(34) synthetase TilS, translating to MIKKIVTQYKKLFLIAYSGGVDSTVLLHKMLKIKEKDPQIKIRAIHINHNLHSSSKKWEKHCTEICQKYDIPLIIKKIRIVLKGNIEEKLRIKRYNTIYNNLLDDEILLTGHHLNDQCETLILSLKRGSGPTGLSGMSSESFLGKKKIVRPFLQKTKKELEKWAYKNNLKWIEDFSNTNISYDRNFVRHKLIPILEQRWPFFLKNCFRTTVICCEETKLKNMFLKEKIQNFINFNESLNIKNFRNMKKEMCKALIRYWISLKNIKMPSYRIIECIYKEIVCSKEDANPKIIINKNEVRRYKKSLYFIKTQKSIKDTFLFWHDTNKKLLLPNNLGYLTRNNKGFTIPIPKKNELINIRFQFEGKILILGREKRRKIKKIWQEYNIPPWFRNQIPLLFYNDFFISAIGLFVIKEENFNKEKKIKENWKISWISKVKLNNENFFAFY from the coding sequence TTGATTAAAAAAATTGTTACTCAATATAAAAAATTATTTTTAATAGCATATAGTGGAGGAGTAGATTCCACAGTTCTTTTGCATAAAATGTTAAAAATAAAAGAAAAAGATCCGCAAATTAAAATACGCGCTATCCATATTAACCATAATCTTCATTCATCTTCAAAAAAATGGGAAAAACACTGTACAGAAATCTGTCAAAAATACGATATACCGCTGATTATTAAAAAAATTCGTATTGTTTTAAAAGGAAACATTGAAGAAAAATTAAGAATTAAACGATATAATACTATTTACAATAATTTACTTGATGATGAAATTTTACTTACTGGACATCATCTAAATGATCAGTGCGAAACATTAATTTTATCTTTAAAAAGAGGAAGCGGACCAACTGGGTTATCTGGAATGTCTTCTGAGAGTTTTTTGGGAAAAAAAAAAATAGTTCGTCCTTTTTTACAAAAAACTAAAAAAGAATTAGAAAAATGGGCTTATAAAAACAATTTAAAATGGATCGAAGATTTTAGTAATACTAACATTAGTTATGATCGCAATTTTGTACGTCATAAATTAATTCCTATATTAGAACAAAGATGGCCTTTTTTTTTGAAAAATTGTTTTCGAACAACAGTTATATGTTGTGAAGAAACTAAATTAAAAAATATGTTTTTAAAAGAAAAAATCCAAAATTTTATTAATTTTAACGAATCGTTAAACATTAAAAATTTTAGAAATATGAAAAAAGAAATGTGTAAAGCACTTATTCGATATTGGATATCTTTAAAAAATATAAAAATGCCATCATATAGAATAATTGAATGTATTTATAAAGAAATTGTATGCAGCAAAGAAGATGCTAATCCAAAAATAATTATAAACAAAAACGAAGTTAGACGTTATAAAAAATCTCTTTATTTTATAAAAACGCAAAAATCTATCAAAGATACATTTCTATTCTGGCATGATACAAATAAAAAACTACTTCTTCCTAATAATTTAGGATACCTAACAAGAAATAATAAAGGTTTTACGATTCCTATCCCTAAAAAAAATGAATTAATTAACATTCGTTTTCAATTTGAAGGTAAAATTCTTATTTTAGGACGAGAAAAAAGAAGAAAAATTAAAAAAATATGGCAAGAATATAATATACCCCCTTGGTTTAGAAATCAAATTCCACTTTTATTCTATAATGATTTTTTCATTAGCGCCATTGGTTTATTTGTTATTAAAGAAGAAAATTTTAATAAAGAAAAAAAAATCAAAGAAAATTGGAAAATATCTTGGATAAGTAAAGTAAAGTTAAATAATGAAAATTTTTTTGCTTTTTATTAA
- the rsxA gene encoding electron transport complex subunit RsxA has product MKSYFFFILSNILIDNFILVKFLGLCPFIGASNQIERAFGMSFATSFVVVISTTLLWFVNFFILSPLDLVYLRIIVYMLIISFGVQLVEIILRGTSPILYRILGIFLPLITTNCAVLAIPLFSLYLNHTFLESIFYAISASFGFTLVMVVFSSIRERIVLSDVPLVFQGSPIVLITVSLISIIFMGFKGLVKI; this is encoded by the coding sequence ATGAAAAGTTACTTTTTTTTTATTTTATCAAACATATTAATTGATAATTTTATTTTAGTAAAATTTCTTGGTTTATGTCCTTTTATAGGTGCATCAAATCAAATAGAAAGAGCTTTTGGAATGAGTTTTGCTACTTCTTTTGTTGTAGTTATCTCAACAACTTTACTATGGTTTGTTAACTTTTTTATTTTATCACCCTTAGATTTAGTTTATTTGAGAATCATAGTATATATGTTAATTATTTCTTTTGGTGTTCAATTAGTAGAAATTATCTTACGAGGAACTAGTCCTATTTTATATCGTATACTTGGTATTTTTCTTCCATTAATTACAACTAATTGTGCTGTTTTAGCTATTCCATTATTTAGTCTTTATTTGAATCATACATTCTTAGAATCTATTTTTTATGCAATCAGTGCATCTTTTGGATTTACTTTAGTCATGGTTGTATTTTCTAGTATTCGTGAGCGTATAGTATTATCTGATGTTCCTTTAGTATTTCAAGGGTCTCCTATTGTTCTTATTACTGTAAGTTTAATATCTATTATATTTATGGGATTTAAAGGTTTGGTAAAGATTTAA
- a CDS encoding RnfABCDGE type electron transport complex subunit B, with the protein MTIILIFSILSLFLGIILGYVKYFFPIKKNPIVVAVDDLLPQSQCAQCGYSGCYPYAAAIVKKNENIDKCIPGGNDLKFKIAKLLNIENIDKSLDGLTVKTDKKDHTTVFIDEKNCVGCSKCASFCPVDAIIGAPNFMHTVLQKFCTGCNICLLHCPTNCIKIIKE; encoded by the coding sequence ATTACAATTATTTTAATTTTTTCAATTTTATCTCTTTTTTTAGGTATAATATTAGGTTATGTAAAATATTTTTTTCCAATAAAAAAGAACCCTATTGTAGTTGCAGTTGATGATTTGTTGCCTCAGAGTCAATGTGCACAGTGTGGTTATTCTGGTTGTTATCCTTATGCAGCAGCGATCGTAAAAAAAAATGAAAACATTGATAAGTGTATTCCTGGAGGAAATGATTTAAAATTTAAAATTGCTAAGTTATTAAATATAGAAAACATAGATAAATCTTTAGATGGTTTGACTGTTAAGACTGACAAAAAAGATCATACTACTGTTTTTATTGATGAAAAAAACTGTGTCGGTTGTTCTAAATGTGCGTCTTTTTGTCCAGTAGACGCAATAATTGGAGCTCCTAATTTTATGCATACAGTATTACAAAAATTTTGTACTGGTTGTAATATTTGTTTATTGCATTGTCCTACAAATTGTATAAAAATAATTAAAGAATAA
- the hisA gene encoding 1-(5-phosphoribosyl)-5-[(5-phosphoribosylamino)methylideneamino]imidazole-4-carboxamide isomerase yields MIIPAFDFINGKIVRLYQGNYSNQREYDINLYKRFKDYEIQGVKKIHLVDLDGAKNFKERQVKVFKDLISYTNISIQIGGGIRSEENINMFLNLGVKQVVIGSSVIKNKAEVKKWLRIYGSNTIVLALDVMIRNNNKEIAINGWQKKTNTTLEEIIEYFSPIGLKHVLCTDISRDGTLSGPNIVLYTEIVKKFKHIQFQASGGIATLKDIISLKKSGVSSAIVGRSLLENKFTIQEALKCWQNE; encoded by the coding sequence ATGATTATTCCAGCATTTGATTTTATTAATGGGAAAATAGTTCGCTTGTATCAAGGAAATTATTCTAATCAAAGAGAATACGATATAAATTTATACAAACGTTTCAAAGATTATGAAATTCAAGGTGTGAAAAAAATTCATCTAGTAGATTTAGATGGTGCGAAAAATTTTAAAGAAAGGCAAGTAAAAGTTTTTAAAGATCTTATTTCTTATACTAATATTTCTATACAAATAGGTGGCGGAATAAGAAGTGAAGAAAATATTAATATGTTTCTTAATTTAGGAGTTAAACAAGTTGTGATTGGTTCTTCTGTAATCAAAAACAAAGCAGAAGTAAAAAAATGGTTAAGAATATATGGTTCAAATACTATTGTTTTAGCATTAGATGTTATGATTAGAAATAATAATAAAGAGATAGCAATAAATGGTTGGCAAAAGAAAACAAATACAACTTTAGAAGAAATTATTGAGTATTTTTCACCAATAGGTTTAAAACATGTATTATGTACTGACATATCTAGAGATGGAACGCTATCTGGACCTAACATTGTATTATATACAGAGATAGTTAAAAAGTTTAAACACATACAATTCCAAGCATCAGGAGGTATTGCAACATTAAAAGATATTATATCTTTAAAGAAATCTGGTGTGAGTAGTGCTATTGTTGGTCGTAGTTTATTAGAAAATAAGTTTACAATACAAGAGGCATTAAAATGCTGGCAAAACGAATAA
- the hisIE gene encoding bifunctional phosphoribosyl-AMP cyclohydrolase/phosphoribosyl-ATP diphosphatase HisIE → MLSKKEDLLNLNWTKVNSMIPTIIQDYSSNLVLMHGYMNKEAFLKTQKEGFVTFYSRTKNRLWTKGEESGNLLKVIDIVTDCDYDALLITVEPVGKTCHLNRKSCFSLKEKEFNFLSKLEEIIEDKKNFNEDSSYTSRLYKSGTKRIAQKVGEEAIETILAAMNNDENELINESSDLIYHLIVLLHDQNLNFNLIIENLKKRRIEKL, encoded by the coding sequence ATGTTAAGCAAAAAAGAAGATTTATTAAATCTTAATTGGACAAAAGTAAATAGTATGATTCCGACAATAATACAAGACTATTCGTCTAATTTAGTTTTAATGCATGGATATATGAATAAAGAAGCTTTTTTAAAAACTCAAAAAGAAGGTTTTGTTACTTTTTATTCTCGTACTAAAAATCGCTTATGGACTAAAGGAGAAGAATCAGGTAACTTATTAAAAGTTATCGATATCGTTACAGATTGTGATTATGACGCCTTGTTAATTACAGTTGAACCGGTTGGAAAAACATGTCATTTAAATAGAAAAAGTTGTTTTTCTTTAAAAGAAAAAGAATTCAATTTTCTTTCTAAATTAGAAGAAATTATAGAAGATAAAAAAAATTTTAATGAAGATAGTTCATATACTTCTCGTCTATATAAATCTGGTACAAAGCGTATAGCTCAAAAAGTTGGTGAAGAAGCTATAGAAACGATATTAGCAGCAATGAATAACGATGAAAATGAACTTATAAATGAATCTTCAGATTTAATTTATCACTTAATTGTTTTATTACACGATCAGAATTTAAATTTTAATTTAATTATTGAGAATTTAAAAAAAAGAAGAATAGAAAAATTATAA
- a CDS encoding riboflavin synthase subunit alpha: MFTGIVNGIAQVVSIDKKKDFHTYTVNFSPILLKNLKIGDSVAHNGCCVTVKCINNMYVLFDIMKITIENTNLGILNIGDYVNIERSLKYGDEMGGHIISGHIMNTAEISKILKLNENYILWCKVKDYSLMKYIFYKGFICIDGISLTISNIMKNEFCISIIPETLSSTTIGYKKIGQLVNVEIDFYTQIIVDTTKRLIKKNISRLFR, translated from the coding sequence ATGTTCACAGGTATTGTAAATGGAATTGCACAAGTTGTTTCTATAGATAAAAAAAAAGATTTTCATACCTATACTGTTAATTTTTCACCTATTTTATTAAAAAATTTAAAAATAGGCGATTCAGTTGCTCATAACGGATGTTGTGTAACTGTTAAATGTATTAATAATATGTATGTACTTTTTGATATTATGAAAATTACGATTGAAAATACTAATTTAGGGATTTTAAATATAGGAGATTATGTTAATATTGAAAGATCATTAAAATATGGTGATGAAATGGGTGGTCATATAATATCAGGTCATATTATGAATACAGCTGAAATTTCTAAAATATTAAAGTTAAATGAAAATTATATTTTGTGGTGTAAAGTAAAAGATTATTCTTTAATGAAATATATTTTTTATAAAGGTTTTATCTGTATTGATGGAATCAGTTTAACTATTAGTAATATTATGAAAAACGAATTTTGTATTAGTATAATACCAGAAACTTTATCTTCAACAACTATAGGATATAAAAAAATTGGACAATTAGTCAACGTTGAAATTGATTTCTATACTCAAATAATTGTAGATACTACAAAACGTTTGATTAAAAAGAACATATCTAGGTTATTTAGGTAG
- the dcd gene encoding dCTP deaminase, translating to MRLCDTDIEKWLSKKKLIITPYPKKELINGITVDIHLGNKFRFFYDHTTSCIDLSSSQEKTALDLSKIMSCETTFSKEKPFFLNPGSLALFSTLENITLPNNLVGWLDGRSSLARLGLMIHVTSHRIDPGWNGNIVLEFFNAGKLTLVLTPGIKIAALSFELLSKSVVRPYNSRNESKYKIQNGVVPSRIYKE from the coding sequence ATGCGTTTATGTGATACAGATATTGAAAAATGGCTAAGTAAAAAAAAATTAATTATTACACCATATCCTAAAAAAGAATTAATTAATGGTATTACCGTTGATATACATCTTGGTAATAAATTTCGTTTTTTTTATGATCATACCACTTCTTGTATTGATCTAAGTAGTTCACAAGAAAAAACAGCTTTAGATTTATCTAAAATTATGAGTTGCGAAACTACTTTTTCTAAAGAAAAACCGTTTTTTTTAAATCCAGGATCTTTAGCTTTATTTTCGACTTTAGAAAATATTACCTTACCAAACAATTTAGTTGGTTGGTTAGATGGACGTTCTTCTTTAGCTCGACTTGGTCTTATGATTCATGTTACATCTCATCGAATTGATCCTGGTTGGAATGGTAATATTGTTTTAGAGTTTTTTAATGCAGGAAAATTAACTTTGGTATTAACTCCTGGAATAAAAATTGCCGCACTAAGTTTCGAATTACTTTCAAAATCAGTTGTACGACCTTATAATTCTCGTAATGAATCTAAATATAAAATTCAAAACGGAGTGGTACCTAGCCGAATTTATAAAGAATAA
- the rsxC gene encoding electron transport complex subunit RsxC: MKKDSREHFLHYLPDPEKFFIHITHSHLKKNRLRVKIGQEVLCGQPLTFGNDVIVPIHSPTSGWIENIYFSSNSSDKNQEKIKIVILSNHLNKWIRLKTINDYKKYTPKDLIKIIYQSGVVGLGGAQFPSFKKLMLSINKVHTLVINGIESEPCITADYCLMQNYMNEILIGCEIVAWISKVKDILIVVQEDKVELILRIQSIIKDKKLFKLCIIKKKYPGGSSKILIKSLIGKEIPCGKHSIDIGYLIFNVSTIYAIKRSVINGEPLIKRIVTFYQKDENISSKNFWIKIGTPINFFLNYLKINNNSNISIYSGGVFMRHLIVDLNKSIQKNINCIYIKNSKTEKKVEYPCINCGYCVSACPINLLPQEIFLYCKNSNNKKLKELNVVDCIECKVCERVCPSNIPLVKHFKIAKKIQKIIDVDNNRKKLFSYLFKKREKRLLIEKKISCSQDQISSVKRLDIFSKIQQQEKNDFTNQKIIEKSYRKKMLNEAIKRARLKR, from the coding sequence ATAAAAAAAGATTCTAGAGAACATTTTTTACATTATTTACCTGACCCTGAAAAATTTTTCATTCATATAACACATAGTCATTTAAAAAAAAATAGATTAAGAGTAAAAATAGGTCAAGAAGTATTGTGTGGACAACCTTTAACTTTTGGCAATGATGTAATAGTTCCTATTCATTCACCAACTTCAGGTTGGATAGAAAATATTTATTTTAGTTCCAACTCTTCTGATAAAAATCAAGAAAAAATAAAAATCGTAATTTTATCTAATCACTTAAATAAGTGGATTAGATTAAAAACTATTAATGATTATAAAAAATACACTCCTAAAGATTTAATAAAAATAATTTATCAATCCGGTGTAGTCGGTCTCGGAGGAGCCCAATTTCCTTCTTTTAAAAAACTAATGCTGAGTATTAATAAAGTACATACATTAGTTATAAATGGAATTGAAAGTGAACCATGTATAACAGCTGATTATTGTTTAATGCAAAATTATATGAATGAAATTTTAATAGGGTGTGAAATTGTAGCGTGGATATCTAAAGTTAAAGACATTTTAATTGTTGTTCAAGAAGATAAAGTAGAATTAATTTTAAGAATTCAAAGCATTATTAAAGATAAAAAATTATTTAAACTTTGTATTATAAAAAAAAAATATCCTGGTGGAAGCAGTAAAATACTTATTAAGTCCTTAATAGGAAAAGAAATTCCTTGTGGAAAACATTCTATAGACATAGGGTATCTTATTTTTAATGTGTCTACTATATACGCTATTAAAAGATCTGTTATCAATGGAGAGCCATTAATTAAACGCATTGTTACTTTTTATCAAAAAGATGAAAATATTTCATCTAAAAATTTTTGGATTAAAATAGGAACTCCTATTAATTTTTTTTTAAATTATTTAAAAATAAATAATAATTCAAATATATCAATATATTCAGGAGGTGTATTTATGAGACATTTGATTGTTGATTTAAATAAATCTATACAAAAAAATATAAATTGTATTTATATAAAAAATAGTAAAACTGAAAAAAAAGTTGAATATCCATGTATTAATTGTGGTTACTGTGTAAGTGCATGTCCGATCAATTTGCTTCCTCAAGAAATTTTTTTATATTGCAAAAATAGTAATAATAAAAAATTAAAAGAATTAAATGTTGTGGATTGTATTGAATGTAAAGTATGTGAAAGAGTTTGTCCCAGTAATATTCCATTAGTTAAACATTTTAAAATTGCAAAAAAAATACAAAAAATTATAGATGTAGATAATAATCGTAAAAAATTATTTTCTTATCTTTTTAAAAAACGAGAAAAAAGATTATTAATTGAAAAAAAAATATCTTGTTCACAAGATCAAATTTCTAGTGTTAAAAGATTAGATATTTTTTCAAAAATACAACAACAAGAAAAAAATGATTTTACTAATCAAAAAATAATAGAAAAATCTTATAGAAAAA
- the metG gene encoding methionine--tRNA ligase, with protein sequence MSNKSRKILVTCALPYANGPIHIGHMLEHIQADIWVRYQRMRNNQVWFISSDDAHGTAIMLKSEKLGIKPTKLIKKIKEEHIVDFSNFNISHDNYHSTHCIENLFLLRKIFLSLIDQKLINQKNIFQFYDKTKKMFLPDRFIKGTCPFCSAKNQNGDNCEICSSIYEPTDLVSPISAISNSVPILKKTTHLYFNLPAFANMLNTWIYSGILEKSVVKKTEEWLQSGLKEWGISRDAPYFGFKIPNFSDKYFYVWLDAPIGYISAFKNLCNKNKKIDFNEFWDKQSKCELYHFIGKDIIYFHTLFWPAILEASSYRKPNGIFVHGHLTINGLKLSKSRGFLITASDWIQCFDSDSLRYYYASKLTNNINDIEMNLENFIQKINSDIVNKLVNLASRSASFIHKYFDGYLSDSLEDFYLYQSCIDISKKIENFFENRQFSAVIRECTKLLDLANQYINERKPWKIKEDNFDKLHGICTMGVNLFRLVMIFLKPIIPDLAKKTEFFLMSDLTWEGIKKPLLSQKIKQFKQLYNRINADKILQLSHLHK encoded by the coding sequence ATGTCTAATAAATCTAGAAAAATTTTAGTCACCTGTGCATTGCCATATGCTAATGGACCTATTCACATAGGTCATATGCTTGAACATATTCAAGCAGACATTTGGGTTCGTTATCAAAGAATGAGAAATAATCAAGTTTGGTTTATTTCTTCTGATGATGCACATGGTACAGCTATCATGTTAAAGTCTGAAAAATTAGGAATTAAACCTACAAAATTAATCAAAAAGATTAAAGAAGAACATATAGTAGATTTTTCAAATTTTAATATTTCTCATGATAACTATCATAGTACACATTGCATAGAAAATTTATTCTTATTAAGAAAAATATTTTTATCTTTAATTGATCAAAAACTTATCAATCAAAAAAATATTTTTCAATTTTACGATAAGACAAAAAAAATGTTTCTTCCAGATAGATTTATAAAAGGTACATGTCCCTTCTGTTCAGCGAAAAATCAAAATGGAGATAATTGTGAAATATGTAGTTCAATTTATGAACCTACAGATTTAGTTAGTCCTATTTCTGCTATTTCAAATAGTGTTCCTATTTTAAAAAAAACAACGCATTTATATTTTAATTTACCAGCTTTTGCCAATATGTTAAATACCTGGATATATTCTGGTATTCTAGAAAAATCTGTTGTTAAAAAAACAGAAGAATGGTTGCAATCCGGTTTAAAAGAATGGGGAATTTCGCGAGATGCTCCATATTTTGGGTTTAAAATTCCAAACTTTTCTGACAAATATTTTTATGTTTGGTTAGATGCTCCAATTGGTTATATCAGTGCGTTTAAAAATCTTTGCAATAAAAATAAAAAAATAGATTTTAATGAATTTTGGGATAAACAATCAAAATGTGAATTATATCATTTTATTGGAAAAGATATTATTTATTTTCATACATTATTTTGGCCTGCAATATTAGAAGCTTCTTCGTATCGAAAACCTAATGGTATTTTTGTTCATGGTCATCTTACTATAAATGGATTGAAATTATCAAAATCACGCGGTTTTTTAATTACAGCATCAGATTGGATTCAATGTTTTGATTCAGATAGTTTAAGGTATTATTATGCAAGTAAATTAACTAATAATATTAACGATATTGAAATGAATTTAGAAAATTTTATTCAAAAAATTAATAGTGATATTGTAAATAAATTAGTTAATTTAGCTTCAAGGAGTGCTAGTTTCATTCATAAATATTTTGATGGGTATTTATCTGATTCGTTAGAAGATTTCTATTTATATCAAAGTTGTATTGATATTAGTAAAAAAATTGAAAATTTTTTTGAAAATCGCCAGTTTAGCGCTGTAATTCGAGAATGTACAAAATTATTAGATTTAGCAAATCAATACATAAATGAAAGAAAACCCTGGAAAATAAAAGAAGATAATTTTGATAAATTACATGGAATTTGTACTATGGGTGTTAATTTGTTTAGATTAGTTATGATTTTTTTAAAACCAATAATACCAGATTTAGCAAAAAAAACAGAATTTTTTTTAATGTCAGATCTTACTTGGGAAGGTATTAAAAAACCACTTCTTTCTCAAAAAATAAAGCAATTTAAACAATTATATAATAGAATTAATGCTGATAAAATTTTACAATTATCTCATTTGCATAAATGA
- the gndA gene encoding NADP-dependent phosphogluconate dehydrogenase, which produces MLQQQIGVIGMAVMGRNLALNIESKKYTVSIFNRTKSVTEEIINNNKEKKLFPYFSIKDFVNSLKKPRCILLMVKSGQPTDETIQSIIPYLDKGDILIDGGNTFYKDTIRRNNDLLKSGINFIGMGVSGGELGALNGPSIMPGGSKEAYSLVSPILKKISAKFKDEPCVSYIGPNGAGHYVKMIHNGIEYGDMQLIAESYFILKNALNMNNDELSDTFSQWNKGELNSYLIEITKNIFLQKEENSINYLIDSILDEAEDKGTGKWISKDALELREPLSLITESVFARYLSSLKDQRLIASKILKGPILKCIPFQNKKIFIEEVRKALYLGKIISYAQGFSQLKKASEKYSWDLKYGEIAKIFRSGCIIRASFLERITDAFKNNNVTNLLLTPYFSEISNKYEQSLRHVTSYAIKYGIPVPTFSSAITYYDNYRTVSSSANLIQAQRDYFGAHTYKRTDKKGYFHTNWLTKKEL; this is translated from the coding sequence ATGTTACAGCAACAAATTGGTGTCATAGGAATGGCAGTAATGGGAAGAAATTTAGCATTAAACATTGAAAGTAAGAAGTACACAGTATCTATTTTTAATAGAACTAAATCTGTAACAGAAGAAATTATCAACAATAATAAAGAAAAAAAACTTTTTCCATATTTTTCTATTAAAGATTTTGTAAATTCATTAAAAAAACCTAGATGTATTCTACTAATGGTAAAATCAGGACAACCTACAGATGAAACTATTCAATCTATTATTCCTTATTTAGATAAGGGAGATATATTAATTGATGGTGGAAACACTTTTTATAAAGATACCATTAGAAGAAATAATGATTTACTAAAATCTGGTATTAATTTTATTGGAATGGGTGTATCTGGAGGAGAATTAGGAGCGTTAAATGGTCCATCTATTATGCCTGGTGGATCAAAAGAAGCATATAGTCTTGTATCACCTATATTAAAGAAAATATCTGCAAAATTTAAAGATGAACCATGTGTTAGTTATATTGGTCCTAATGGTGCTGGTCATTATGTTAAAATGATTCACAATGGCATTGAATATGGTGATATGCAATTAATAGCAGAATCGTATTTTATATTAAAAAATGCATTAAATATGAATAATGATGAATTATCTGATACATTCTCTCAATGGAATAAAGGTGAGTTAAATAGTTATTTAATCGAAATAACAAAAAATATTTTTCTTCAAAAAGAAGAAAATAGTATTAATTATTTGATAGATTCTATATTGGACGAAGCAGAAGATAAAGGTACGGGTAAATGGATTAGTAAAGATGCCTTGGAGCTTCGCGAACCGCTTTCTCTTATTACAGAATCTGTTTTTGCAAGATATTTATCGTCTCTTAAAGATCAACGTCTTATTGCCTCAAAAATATTAAAAGGTCCAATTTTAAAATGTATACCTTTTCAGAATAAAAAAATTTTTATTGAAGAAGTGCGAAAAGCTTTATATTTAGGAAAAATAATTTCTTATGCACAGGGTTTTTCTCAATTAAAAAAAGCTTCAGAAAAGTATTCTTGGGATTTAAAATATGGTGAAATTGCTAAAATTTTTAGATCTGGTTGCATTATTCGAGCTAGTTTTTTAGAAAGAATAACTGATGCATTTAAAAATAATAATGTAACTAACTTGTTATTGACACCTTATTTTTCAGAAATATCTAACAAATATGAACAATCTTTACGTCACGTTACTTCATATGCAATAAAATATGGTATTCCTGTTCCTACTTTTTCATCAGCTATAACATATTATGATAATTATCGCACAGTATCTTCATCTGCTAATCTAATTCAAGCTCAAAGAGATTATTTTGGAGCACATACTTATAAAAGAACTGATAAAAAAGGATATTTTCATACAAATTGGTTAACTAAAAAAGAGCTTTAA